The Caldisericum exile AZM16c01 region ATTATCAATACTACTTGTAGAACTTTTTGATGAAAGCACCGAGTAAACCTCATTGAAAGTTTTTTCAAGTGCTTCATCATAATTGAGTGTGGTAATTTTATTCAAAATTTCTTTTTGTGAGTCTTCAAAAGTAAGAAAGTAAGAAGTAAATTTATTCATTACTTCAATACCTGAAAGGTCCATATTTAAACATAATAGACCAATTAAATCGCCCTTTTTGTTTCTTATGCCGATAGTGATTGATCTCAATTTCTTCCTTCTATAGGAAAGACTTTCATAGGGACCAAAATATTCAAGCCCATTTTTCAATTTCTCTATTACATATTTTCCTGCTTCAGTAAGGGAATCTCCTACTTTTCGCCCTGTTATTTCGCCATTTTCTATTGCGATGATTTTTGACTGTCCATCGAGAAGCGAATGCAAAACGATTTCAACAGTTTCTCCAAAGTAATCCTTTAATGCTTTAACTACAACCTTATAACTTTCTAAAATATCTCTGTCCATTTTTTCCAATATTTTGTTGATAAATTATACAAAACTTTTTAGTTTATACAAGATTTTTTACAAAAATTATACAAATATTTTTACCCTATAACTGCTTTTTCAATAATCAACTTTCCTTCTTTAAAGCGTGATAAAGTTAGATTATTTGCCTCTTCAAGAAAGAACATCCCATGGGTTATGTAGTGTGCAAGAAGTTTCCCAACAATTGGCCCAAGCATAAACCCATGTCCTGAATAACCTGTGCCAATGTAGAGATTTGGTATAGGAGTTCCACCAATGATAGGATGTTTGTCAGGAGTCACGACATAAAACCCAGCCCATTGCCTCATGAGCCTTACTGAAGCAAGTTTCGGAAACACTCTTATTAGTTCATTTGAAAATTTTTCGACGAATTCGTAACTTGTATCAAGATTTTCCTGAGGTGGTTCATTTGTATCAGTCCCACCTATGATTCGCCCCCTGTAAGTTTGTGTAAAATAAAGCGATCCGTCAACAACCATTGGAGAAAGAAAAATTTTTAGAGGCTCTGAAACCACAATTTGGTGCTTATAATTCTCAAGAGGAATATCTATTCCAAGTTTATTTGCTAACCTTTTCGTGTCAGATCCAGTTGCAAGCAAAACAGAAGAAACAGAGTATTTATCTTTATTTGTAATAACCTCGGTAATTCTTCCGCTCTTTAGTTCAAAATCCAAGACCTCTTCATAATCAAAAATTTTGATCCCACTATTTATAAGAAAAACCCTTAATGAATCAAGCACATCCTGTGGGTATGCAGAGCCATCGGTAGGACACCACGATGCACCAATAATTCCTTCAAGGTTTAAATCTGGTACAATCTCTTTAATTTCTTCTCTTGATATAATTCTACTTGGGACACCAAAAAGGTTTTGAAGTCTTACGTGGTTTTTATATTCATTGAGTGCCTCTTCACTTCGTAAAAGCCAAAGATATCCTCCTTGCCTAAAATGAATTGGCAATGGCAAACTTTCTTCCCAGTACTGCCAGATTTTTACAGATTCACGCATCAAAACGATATGTTCTCTTGTTGTAAATTGTTGTCTAATACCCGTGCCGCACCGACCTGTGGAGCCCGATCCAACATAACTTTTTTCAATAATCGCAACACTCTTTACACCATTTCTTACAAGGTAGTATGCAGTTGAAAGCCC contains the following coding sequences:
- a CDS encoding NAD(P)/FAD-dependent oxidoreductase, producing the protein MKNYDILIIGGGITGLSTAYYLVRNGVKSVAIIEKSYVGSGSTGRCGTGIRQQFTTREHIVLMRESVKIWQYWEESLPLPIHFRQGGYLWLLRSEEALNEYKNHVRLQNLFGVPSRIISREEIKEIVPDLNLEGIIGASWCPTDGSAYPQDVLDSLRVFLINSGIKIFDYEEVLDFELKSGRITEVITNKDKYSVSSVLLATGSDTKRLANKLGIDIPLENYKHQIVVSEPLKIFLSPMVVDGSLYFTQTYRGRIIGGTDTNEPPQENLDTSYEFVEKFSNELIRVFPKLASVRLMRQWAGFYVVTPDKHPIIGGTPIPNLYIGTGYSGHGFMLGPIVGKLLAHYITHGMFFLEEANNLTLSRFKEGKLIIEKAVIG
- a CDS encoding helix-turn-helix transcriptional regulator, producing the protein MDRDILESYKVVVKALKDYFGETVEIVLHSLLDGQSKIIAIENGEITGRKVGDSLTEAGKYVIEKLKNGLEYFGPYESLSYRRKKLRSITIGIRNKKGDLIGLLCLNMDLSGIEVMNKFTSYFLTFEDSQKEILNKITTLNYDEALEKTFNEVYSVLSSKSSTSSIDNFSVVSELYRRGFFKLKNSVNFVAKKLSISIYTVYAYLRKLEKGV